A window of Solea solea chromosome 18, fSolSol10.1, whole genome shotgun sequence contains these coding sequences:
- the LOC131445007 gene encoding LOW QUALITY PROTEIN: potassium voltage-gated channel subfamily S member 3-like (The sequence of the model RefSeq protein was modified relative to this genomic sequence to represent the inferred CDS: inserted 2 bases in 1 codon): protein MVHGQIFDQHSPDNCFINVNVGGFKQRMEHTVLQRFPQTRLGRLLCCSSKEAILELCDDFSPSEMEYYFDRSPXVFFCYVLNFYFTGKIHLVDGLCVMSFCQEIEYWGIKERHLDFCCSNKFHELMHCAGDKCWDQQSDDEQLDSSSTSIEDVSVMAESIEMFEGTWCADVRKQIWIRLENPGHSTSAKAMAITSLSVVLISIAAMCVHSMPDFHKVDINDKDVENPVLTFFENLCVLFFTAEFILRLAVAPSARKFLCSPLNIIDLMSVTPFYVTVVCDLLDDGDSTELEKVGKVVQILRLMRVFRILKLARHSTGLRSLGATLRHSSSDVGQLVLFLSVGISVFSTLIYSVERESEESQLQTVPICWWWATISMTTVGYGDTFPVTAAGRVIGALCIICGLLIVALPITNIFNKFSKFYQKQKQSDK, encoded by the exons ATGGTGCATGGACAGATCTTTGACCAGCACAGCCCTGACAACTGCTTTATTAACGTCAACGTCGGCGGTTTCAAACAACGTATGGAGCACACGGTTCTGCAGCGCTTCCCGCAGACGCGACTGGGACGTCTCCTGTGCTGCAGCTCCAAAGAGGCCATCCTGGAGCTCTGCGACGACTTCAGTCCCTCTGAAATGGAGTACTACTTTGATCGCAGTCC CGTTTTTTTCTGCTACGTTCTTAACTTTTACTTCACAGGTAAAATTCACCTGGTGGACGGATTGTGTGTCATGTCATTTTGCCAAGAGATTGAGTACTGGGGCATTAAGGAGCGTCATCTGGACTTCTGCTGCAGCAACAAATTCCATGAACTGATGCATTGTGCTGGGGATAAGTGCTGGGATCAGCAGAGCGATGACGAGCAGCTCGACAGCTCGAGCACTTCCATCGAGGACGTGTCAGTCATGGCGGAGAGCATAGAAATGTTTGAAGGCACCTGGTGTGCAGACGTCCGCAAGCAAATCTGGATCCGCCTTGAGAACCCAGGTCACTCCACTTCAGCCAAAGCGATGGCCATAACCTCACTCAGTGTAGTTTTGATCTCCATCGCAGCCATGTGCGTTCACAGCATGCCAGACTTCCATAAGGTGGACATCAATGACAAAGACGTGGAGAACCCGGTGCTGACTTTCTTTGAGAACCTCTGCGTCCTGTTCTTCACCGCGGAGTTCATTCTTCGCTTGGCTGTTGCACCGTCAGCAAGGAAGTTCCTGTGCAGTCCTCTCAATATTATTGACCTCATGTCAGTCACGCCTTTCTATGTCACTGTAGTCTGTGACCTACTGGATGACGGTGACAGCACAGAGCTGGAGAAGGTTGGCAAAGTGGTGCAGATCTTGAGGTTGATGCGAGTGTTCCGCATCCTAAAACTGGCTCGCCACTCAACTGGCCTTCGCTCTCTTGGGGCCACACTGCGACACAGCTCCAGTGATGTTGGGCagctggtgctttttttgtctgtgggcATTTCCGTGTTCTCTACTCTCATTTACTCTGTTGAGAGAGAGTCTGAAGAGTCCCAGCTGCAGACGGTCCCTATTTGCTGGTGGTGGGCCACCATCAGCATGACCACAGTGGGCTACGGAGACACCTTCCCCGTTACGGCCGCTGGGAGAGTGATAGGAGCACTGTGCATCATCTGCGGCCTGCTGATTGTAGCTCTGCCCATTACTAATATTTTCAACAAGTTCTCCAAGTTCTACCAGAAGCAAAAGCAAAGTGACAAATGA